The following proteins are co-located in the Pochonia chlamydosporia 170 chromosome 6, whole genome shotgun sequence genome:
- a CDS encoding fungal specific transcription factor domain-containing protein (similar to Colletotrichum gloeosporioides Nara gc5 XP_007273428.1): MTNAFDFNSIGQHQDGVDNVNMPSPSSPTQQDTIHGTSSSHHQSGNVTVYPTTGPDAYTSPILAPGSSGVPALNPRSCVTCRRRKVRCDKQMPCSNCRRAQIPCVFPAPGRAPRQPRPKDPNAQPKTSSHREVELIKRLKKLEGIVEELSGQIDEPSGRGPSAAASPDLQFGTDGLSQRHTSVTLDQLAGQDCSPRGTDSSAGQSGESGRKEKQPNFGRLVSDDQRGTSRYVSSGFWSKLNDELDAIREETQRLTDEDADDSDFEGTPTDSPSTGFGNIADHQGFILGYRSSDVDLQKCHPLPSHATFLWSVYQENVEPLIKLLHVPSVELILRDARRNHGKLTPGNEALVFAIYFAAITSLEPDEVQTNFGVNKDDMLAQYRFAVEQSLAKANFLDTSDIAVLQAFTIFLIVVRRHDESRFCWALTGLVIRIAQGMGLHRDGTHLKLRPFETEIRRRVWWAILVLDLRSAEELGTDMTISERSYDTLKPSNINDSDISPESTEFPTPREGRSDSAVSIVRCEICALSRRLVAAASAMSSLCPTADQTSIAERERMLIEVYQRVEHKFLQHVLDEQDPLYWVAAMIARVIVAKMCLVIYQPMLFPGSEFELSNEIRQRIYVAAIEVIEYNHKLNTDPRCKQYRWLFKTYTNWHAIAYTLIETCRRPWTALVERGWEAVTGYDIDPLELAKKADHAAVFLPLRKLFTRARKHRESELARLKANQDEARRLDFAERMNPAQARFGPVPGAENVMEQMREKWWSLVRSEGSSPAPYSITRQSGPSQEAPASTTASGSDTLKPPGNIPVQLNLSSAAMDYMDELMAQPNPNMAEFWRIDNLAHHGGNLGAPGPMPAPQMPVQNTMAQDALRQQALTLQTQPPKDDNLPPYLWSDPFTGMNTKFDGTEDTDMLGDDFDWQDWSQSIRGLEMESTQTREGW, translated from the exons ATGACAAACGCTTTCGACTTCAATAGTATTGGCCAGCATCAAGACGGAGTCGACAACGTCAATAtgccgtcgccatcgtcgCCTACGCAGCAAGACACCATACACGGCACATCCTCATCACATCACCAGTCTGGAAACGTCACAGTATATCCCACAACTGGTCCAGATGCATATACCAGCCCGATACTGGCACCCGGAAGCTCTGGAGTCCCCGCCCTGAACCCAAGGTCATGTGTCACTTGTCGTCGGCGCAAGGTCCGTTGCGACAAGCAGATGCCCTGCTCGAATTGTCGCCGTGCCCAGATTCCCTGTGTCTTCCCGGCGCCAGGTCGTGCACCTCGCCAGCCTCGACCCAAGGATCCCAATGCGCAGCCCAAGACCTCGAGTCACAGGGAGGTCGAGCTGATCaagaggttgaagaagctggagggTATTGTGGAAGAGCTGAGCGGCCAGATTGATGAGCCTTCTGGTCGTGGGCCGTCGGCTGCGGCTTCTCCGGACCTTCAGTTTGGCACGGACGGTTTGTCACAACGTCACACGTCTGTCACCTTGGATCAACTTGCTGGACAAGATTGCAGCCCGAGGGGGACCGACTCATCTGCAGGCCAGAGCGGCGAGAGCGGACGCAAAGAGAAGCAGCCAAACTTTGGCCGGTTGGTGTCGGATGACCAGCGAGGTACTTCTCGTTACGTGAGCAGTGGGTTTTGGTCTAAGCTCAATGATGAG TTGGATGCCATTCGTGAGGAGACACAACGTCTCACGGAtgaagatgccgatgatTCGGATTTTGAGGGAACACCTACGGACTCACCATCTACAGGCTTCGGCAACATCGCAGACCACCAAGGATTCATCTTGGGGTACCGATCTTCAGATGTTGACCTGCAGAAATGTCACCCACTTCCTTCGCATGCCACCTTTTTGTGGTCAGTGTACCAAGAGAACGTCGAACCTCTAATTAAACTTCTGCATGTACCTTCTGTTGAGCTGATTCTTCGCGATGCACGAAGAAATCACGGCAAGCTCACCCCTGGCAACGAAGCGTTGGTTTTTGCCATTTATTTCGCAGCAATTACTTCTCTTGAACCCGACGAG GTGCAAACCAACTTTGGAGTCAACAAGGATGACATGCTTGCTCAGTATCGTTTCGCCGTGGAGCAGTCACTGGCCAAGGCCAATTTCCTTGACACATCGGATATTGCCGTCTTACAAGCGTTCACCATCTTTCTCATTGTCGTGAGGCGCCATGATGAGAGCCGTTTCTGCTGGGCATTGACCGGACTTGTCATCCGCATTGCGCAAGGCATGGGATTGCATCGAGATGGAACTCACTTGAAGCTACGTCCGTTTGAGACGGAAATCCGAAGACGTGTTTGGTGGGCCATTCTGGTTCTGGACCTTCGATCTGCCGAGGAACTAGGTACAGACATGACCATCAGCGAACGATCTTATGACACCCTGAAACCGAGCAACATAAATGATTCAGACATCAGCCCTGAAAGCACCGAATTCCCGACCCCGCGAGAAGGCAGATCGGATAGCGCTGTGTCCATCGTGAGGTGTGAGATATGTGCGCTCTCCAGACGTCTTGTCGCAGCCGCTTCGGCCATGTCGTCTCTTTGCCCAACAGCCGATCAGACCAGCATAGCTGAGCGAGAGCGCATGCTCATCGAGGTGTATCAGCGCGTGGAGCACAAGTTCCTCCAGCATGTTCTCGATGAACAAGACCCGCTCTACTGGGTAGCAGCGATGATTGCGCGTGTGATAGTGGCAAAAATGTGCCTCGTTATATACCAACCTATGCTTTTCCCGGGATCGGAGTTCGAGCTCTCCAACGAGATCCGGCAACGCATTTACGTCGCTGCTATAGAGGTAATCGAGTACAATCACAAACTGAACACCGACCCTCGTTGTAAACAGTACCGCTGGCTTTTCAAGACGTACACCAACTGGCACGCAATTGCTTACACGCTCATTGAAACTTGTCGACGGCCGTGGACAGCTCTGGTTGAACGTGGCTGGGAAGCCGTCACCGGCTACGACATAGACCCCCTCgaactggccaagaaggctgatCATGCAGCAGTCTTTCTTCCGCTACGAAAACTGTTCACAAGGGCTCGCAAGCACCGTGAATCAGAACTTGCCCGCCTCAAGGCGAACCAGGATGAGGCCCGCCGACTGGATTTCGCAGAGCGCATGAACCCAGCCCAAGCACGCTTCGGTCCTGTCCCTGGTGCTGAAAACGTCATGGAACAAATGCGCGAAAAGTGGTGGTCCCTTGTTCGTTCAGAAGGATCAAGCCCGGCGCCTTATTCCATCACTCGTCAATCTGGTCCCTCTCAAGAagcaccagcttcaacaactgcTTCCGGGAGTGACACCCTGAAACCACCGGGCAACATTCCCGTACAACTCAACCTCTCTAGCGCAGCAATGGATTACATGGATGAACTTATGGCGCAGCCAAACCCGAACATGGCCGAGTTCTGGCGGATAGATAACCTTGCCCATCACGGGGGTAATTTGGGTGCTCCGGGACCAATGCCGGCACCGCAGATGCCAGTCCAGAACACCATGGCCCAGGATGCCCTTCGACAGCAGGCACTTACCCTGCAAACGCAACCGCCCAAGGATGATAACCTGCCGCCATATTTGTGGAGTGATCCATTTACAGGGATGAATACAAAGTTTGATGGGACGGAGGATACGGACATGCTAGGCGATGATTTCGATTGGCAGGATTGGAGTCAGAGTATTCGAggcttggagatggagagtACGCAAACTCGTGAGGGTTGGTGA
- a CDS encoding cactin (similar to Cordyceps militaris CM01 XP_006665378.1), whose amino-acid sequence MDPSRRAMIDGRRSPTRRDATSARVDPNNRISKPSKPGHSKTAQNAAKYLTEEEQSRKFVADEDKFVLKQSKKKADIRVREGRAKPIDRLAFNLRYIDEERDVFDDDEGDLDIELDAPDAVVGNLNLAQLKELEADISSYHVLETDRRNRQYWEALRTVCGDLKSKIDANSRDGRVVNSVVDDIDRILKPKSYNQLEALEKQIKTKLRSDEDIDTDYWEQLLRHLLVWKSKATLTRIYDDIKEKRAAMLKTRGAAPTKRAQDAATASNGAVTSGLAPSAQAVGNEDASNITNALYDREAARGISENEEIFTAEAEVPTGSKPQWADTYKARKPRYFNRVQMGYEWNKYNQTHYDHDNPPPKVVQGYKFNIFYPDLIDKTKAPTFKILREHGRRRGESFAAAGEEDTCLIRFIAGPPYEDIAFRIVDREWDYSAKRERGFKSSFEKGILQLHFQFKKIFYRK is encoded by the exons ATGGACCCTAGTCGCCGGGCGATGATTGACGGCCGACGGTCTCCAACTCGCCGCGATGCTACATCTGCCCGTGTCGACCCGAACAACCGAATCTCCAAGCCCAGCAAGCCGGGGCACTCAAAGACGGCTCAAAACGCAGCCAAATATCTGACGGAAGAAGAGCAATCACGGAAATTTGTCGCCGATGAAGACAAATTTGTGCTGAAGcagtccaagaagaaagctgACATTAGGGTTCGTGAGGGCCGTGCGAAGCCAATCGACCGCCTCGCCTTTAATCTGCGGTATATTGATGAGGAACGAGATGTCtttgatgacgacgagggcGATCTCGATATCGAACTTGATGCACCAGATGCGGTTGTTGGGAACCTGAATCTTGCTCAactcaaggagcttgaggcGGACATTTCTTCGTATCATGTCCTCGAGACAGATCGACGAAATCGACAATACTGGGAAGCTCTACGAACCGTGTGTGGCGATCTGAAATCGAAAATAGATGCCAACTCTCGAGATGGGCGCGTGGTGAACAGTGTTGTGGACGACATAGACCGCATTCTAAAGCCCAAATCGTATAATCAGCTGGAAGCACTAGAGAAGCAgatcaagaccaagttgcGATCTGATGAGGACATCGATACCGACTACTGGGAACAGTTGTTGCGCCACCTTTTGGTTTGGAAGTCCAAGGCTACTCTGACGCGGATATATGATGATATCAAAGAAAAGAGGGCCGCGATGCTGAAAACTCGAGGGGCCGCCCCAACAAAAAGAGCACAGGATGCAGCGACAGCATCGAATGGTGCTGTTACTTCGGGGTTAGCCCCATCAGCTCAAGCTGTTGGGAATGAAGACGCGTCCAACATCACCAATGCGCTCTACGACCGAGAAGCCGCGCGAGGCATCTCTGAAAACGAGGAGATTTTCACTGCAGAAGCTGAAGTGCCTACTGGTTCTAAGCCACAATGGGCGGACACGTACAAGGCACGCAAACCGAGGTATTTCAACAGGGTTCAGATGGGGTATGAATGGAACAAGTACAACCAGACCCACTACGATCATGACAATCCGCCCCCGAAAGTTGTGCAGGGCTACAAGTTTAACATCTTTTACCCTGATCTTATTGACAAGACGAAGGCGCCAACTTTCAAGATTCTTCGAGAGCATGGAAGGAGGAGGGGTGAGTCGTTTGCGGCAgctggcgaagaagacaCATGTCTTATTCGGTTTATCGCTGGACCGCCGTATGAAGATATTGCCTTTCGAATAGTGGATCGGGAGTGGGATTACAGCGCCAAGAGGGAACGAGGCTTCAAGAGTTCTTTCGAAAAG GGAATATTGCAGCTCCATTTTCAGTTCAAAAAG ATCTTCTATCGCAAGTAA
- a CDS encoding XLF (XRCC4-like factor) family protein (similar to Metarhizium robertsii ARSEF 23 XP_007821404.1), whose amino-acid sequence MASPTPGTWRFLPLPASSGIPVLLVSVEMGLSNYAICVSDMANIWEENLDRKAICMRGWSENTSIDPSDTAENMSRFLSCLKTALDPTQAGHGETSLSLAPATSSDAGEDGITLRITCPLPGFESLKWPVHLRKQPPSTVATALVLPMIQAHFERKQEIQSLIQMITDRDSVVTKLSDKLEAMGTGLEHVFTSLSGRKKVTRAAAEDRVKGLKPFNERRWKKELDSDNAAPSSVNELLQHVFGDTGLYCRSTVDVDVSPELDRWWHDFLPTSQSSQQNRHKITSSKRQPDTPPTKSTNCDDDDDFQIQSTPPHLRPASKSAATSKVPPPPEDDASTEGQEDSVGPHSDPSSPLPDRRRQPETKPNNSRLGAIGGRKHPASPRQPSPPPKSRTVKPPENDEETASEASDDDATASLPASPPVPPPQKDAPKKGGLGRIGVGASNAESVEKDKTANGNSPAKARETNSKKLGTIGGKASKPLKQEDEDTSRGRPATRRTISPAAEQPRETSEERADRKRDELKRELERKAAAGPAKKKRRF is encoded by the coding sequence AACATATGGGAAGAAAACTTGGATAGGAAGGCTATTTGTATGAGGGGTTGGAGTGAGAACACTAGCATCGATCCTAGTGATACAGCGGAGAACATGAGCAGATTCCTCTCTTGTCTGAAGACTGCGCTGGATCCAACGCAGGCGGGACATGGCGAGACGAGCCTTTCGCTCGCACCGGCGACCTCTTCCGATGCAGGAGAGGATGGTATTACTTTAAGGATAACGTGTCCCCTTCCAGGATTCGAATCGCTAAAATGGCCAGTACACCTACGAAAGCAGCCTCCATCCACTGTCGCAACCGCTTTGGTCTTACCAATGATTCAGGCACATTttgaaagaaaacaagagATACAGTCATTGATACAAATGATTACAGACAGGGACTCTGTTGTAACCAAGCTGTCAGACAAACTAGAAGCAATGGGGACAGGACTGGAACATGTGTTTACATCCTTATCTGGCCGAAAAAAGGTTACACGGGCTGCCGCTGAGGATCGGGTCAAGGGCCTAAAACCATTCAACGAGCGGAGGTGGAAGAAGGAGCTTGACTCAGACAATGCCGCCCCAAGCTCTGTGAATGAACTTTTACAGCACGTGTTCGGTGACACTGGATTGTATTGTCGGTCTACAGTGGACGTGGACGTGTCTCCTGAGCTTGACAGATGGTGGCATGACTTCTTACCAACGAGTCAAAGTTCTCAACAGAATCGACACAAAATTACATCCTCAAAGCGACAGCCCGATACTCCCCCAACAAAGTCCACCAACtgcgacgatgacgacgacttTCAAATCCAATCCACCCCACCACACCTGCGTCCGGCATCGAAAAGTGCGGCCACAAGCAAAGTGCCCCCACCACCAGAGGATGACGCATCCACGGAAGGGCAAGAGGACTCTGTCGGACCACACAGCGACCCATCATCTCCTCTGCCTGATCGCAGACGGCAGCCTGAAACCAAGCCCAATAACTCCCGGCTAGGAGCCATCGGAGGCAGAAAGCACCCGGCATCACCTCGGCAGCCGTCACCGCCGCCCAAAAGCAGGACCGTGAAGCCGCCGGAGAATGACGAAGAGACAGCTTCTGAGGCATCAGATGACGATGCCACGGCTTCATTGCCTGCGTCACCACCTGTTCCACCTCCTCAGAAGGACGCCCCCAAAAAAGGAGGCCTTGGCAGAATAGGGGTTGGAGCCTCAAATGCAGAATCTGTTGAAAAGGATAAAACAGCAAACGGAAATTCACCTGCAAAGGCTAGGGAGACAAACTCCAAGAAACTGGGCACCATTGGTGGCAAGGCATCTAAGCCATtgaagcaagaagacgaggataCCAGTCGCGGCCGTCCGGCGACCAGGAGAACCATctcaccagcagcagaacAGCCCCGGGAAACCTCAGAGGAACGAGCAGACCGCAAAAGGGATGAACTCAAACGAGAACTTGAAAGGAAAGCTGCTGCCGGGCccgcgaagaagaagaggcgaTTCTAG
- a CDS encoding forkhead domain-containing protein (similar to Metarhizium acridum CQMa 102 XP_007811833.1) has protein sequence MSEFATTEVMYKHPSAVSKTYSTEASSPHPNTLGNMTIQKTATTTTTATPLPSSLPCGAMLPSQSTIKGRQVWPSPPLAAGDVDSNYCTQESSALCNSLPTQYHYIPASSHGGWCPVVPTMDQSLERYGAQGLSKNMQDLSSACTLGPAVDLGLDSTDGFLLALNCENEDPSSQFWDAEIVPSVDTFETSPASQSDSVVESPASMDTPRDVTTIHRHLESRSVPSSTSPPSDTNDSGETEKSDEPYAKLIYKAIMTRPDYSMTLQEIYQWFRDNTTKAVTETGGWQNSIRHNLSMNAAFRKRDKVVAKTPKHSSSTAEESKRVNEWVLEDWAIRDGVQSTTRYRKNNYAKRAGSVGRGGQGWVGVEHSVKRALSGRKGGCATRAARMRRRVSYGQIMMPLPHHPRQMLEYQPELHTYSSPADIYGISPVLPDHYNTMPYYASLETYPEGMVAACAAGESTSEPLHVRLGDANLQHIIANSTNLHHGNHTVHCDEPIGQGHRTPAMDVNIAFDLSELPRRPGAEYQDAKAYVSTSPTCRPFQPLPESPYVWWNQQHPL, from the exons ATGTCGGAGTTTGCTACCACTGAGGTCATGTATAAGCATCCCTCTGCCGTCTCGAAGACATATTCGACAGAAGCGTCTTCTCCTCATCCTAACACACTTGGCAACATGACTATCCAGaaaacagccacaacaacaacaacagctaCACCTTTACCCTCTAGTCTTCCATGCGGTGCAATGTTGCCAAGCCAGTCAACCATCAAGGGCCGCCAGGTCTGGCCGTCACCACCTTTGGCAGCCGGGGATGTCGACTCCAACTACTGCACCCAGGAGAGTTCAGCTCTCTGTAATAGCCTTCCAACACAGTACCATTACATACCTGCCTCATCccatggtggatggtgtccTGTGGTGCCCACCATGGATCAGTCCTTGGAACGATACGGGGCGCAGGGCCTATCAAAAAACATGCAGGATCTCTCGAGTGCTTGCACATTGGGCCCTGCAGTCGATCTGGGGTTGGACAGCACGGACGGCTTCCTTCTCGCCCTCAACTGTGAAAATGAGGATCCAAGCAGCCAATTTTGGGACGCTGAGATTGTGCCTTCGGTGGACACATTCGAGACTAGCCCGGCATCTCAGTCCGACTCTGTGGTTGAGTCCCCGGCTTCGATGGACACACCCAGAGATGTCACAACTATACACCGCCATCTCGAGAGCCGGTCGGTTCCCTCTTCAACATCGCCGCCATCCGACACAAACGACTCTGGGGAAACCGAAAAGTCTGATGAGCCATACGCAAAGCTCATCTACAAGGCAATCATGACGCGACCGGATTATTCGATGACGCTGCAAGAGATTTACCAGTGGTTTCGGGATAATACGACCAAAGCAGTTACAGAGACTGGGGGTTGGCAAAACAGCATTCGCCATAACCTCAGCATGAACGCA GCTTTTAGAAAACGTGACAAGGTAGTTGCAAAGACACCCAAGCACTCGTCAAGTACAGCCGAGGAGTCCAAGCGGGTAAACGAATGGGTCCTGGAGGACTGGGCCATCCGTGACGGAGTGCAGAGCACCACCAGATACCGAAAGAACAATTACGCGAAACGAGCCGGGTCCGTGGGTCGAGGCGGCCAAGGATGGGTCGGCGTCGAGCACTCGGTCAAGCGAGCATTGTCTGGTAGAAAGGGAGGGTGCGCAACAAGGGCTGCACGAATGCGAAGACGAGTCTCTTATGGGCAGATAATGATGCCTTTGCCTCATCACCCTCGACAAATGCTCGAATACCAGCCAGAATTGCATACCTATTCCTCACCAGCAGACATTTATGGCATATCACCTGTTCTTCCGGACCACTATAATACTATGCCCTACTATGCTTCCCTTGAAACCTACCCAGAAGGCATggtggctgcatgtgccGCAGGCGAATCAACTTCTGAGCCTCTGCATGTGAGACTGGGGGACGCCAATTTGCAGCACATCATagccaacagcaccaacctGCACCACGGCAATCACACCGTGCATTGCGATGAGCCTATTGGCCAGGGTCACCGAACACCAGCAATGGACGTGAACATTGCATTTGATCTCAGCGAACTACCAAGGCGTCCGGGTGCTGAGTACCAAGACGCCAAGGCCTACGTATCAACGTCACCCACTTGCCGTCCCTTTCAACCTTTACCGGAGAGCCCATACGTATGGTGgaatcaacaacatcctctGTAG